In the Lysinibacillus sp. PLM2 genome, one interval contains:
- a CDS encoding methyltransferase, translating into MNNKKQKFIYTYVHHINEFDLCRMEMRAFFDKDTPLNHFISEIEVEPSRSPFIQERLEVFYEGNNLEEIKNQIIEIKTSAKTYKVFCLNKMDLGETKKIQHQKRQVIERELGLLIEGEPDLENPEIVFGILHLNDRWYFGIHEKSESIWRHHMHKPRSYSTALNTRMARAIANIAVPHPKGIRAIDPLCGIGTVLVEALSMGINIVGRDINPIVCQGSRENIAYFGLHGTVTKGPISEITEHYDVAIIDLPYNLATHISQEDQFDIIKHARRIAKRVVFVTIENIDDQIREEGFEILDRCIARKHLFERQILLCV; encoded by the coding sequence TTGAATAATAAAAAACAAAAATTTATCTATACTTATGTTCACCATATAAATGAGTTTGATCTATGTAGAATGGAAATGAGAGCTTTTTTCGACAAAGACACTCCGTTAAATCATTTTATAAGTGAAATCGAAGTTGAACCAAGTCGTAGCCCCTTTATTCAAGAACGTCTTGAAGTTTTTTATGAGGGGAATAATCTGGAGGAAATTAAAAACCAAATAATAGAAATAAAAACAAGTGCAAAAACTTATAAAGTATTTTGTTTAAATAAAATGGATCTTGGTGAAACGAAAAAGATTCAACATCAGAAGCGTCAAGTAATTGAACGAGAGCTTGGACTACTAATTGAAGGTGAACCAGATTTAGAAAATCCAGAAATCGTTTTTGGTATATTACATCTTAATGATCGTTGGTATTTCGGAATACACGAGAAAAGCGAATCCATTTGGCGACATCATATGCACAAACCAAGAAGTTACTCAACTGCACTTAATACGAGAATGGCACGAGCGATCGCAAATATTGCAGTCCCTCATCCGAAAGGGATACGTGCAATTGATCCTTTATGTGGGATTGGAACCGTTTTAGTTGAAGCATTATCTATGGGTATCAACATCGTTGGAAGAGATATTAATCCAATCGTTTGCCAAGGGTCTAGGGAAAATATTGCTTATTTTGGTCTTCACGGTACTGTCACAAAAGGACCCATTTCTGAAATAACAGAGCACTATGATGTAGCGATTATTGATTTACCTTATAACTTAGCTACCCATATATCCCAAGAGGATCAATTTGACATTATAAAACATGCAAGACGTATTGCTAAGCGGGTTGTTTTTGTAACGATTGAAAATATTGATGATCAAATTCGTGAAGAAGGATTTGAAATTTTGGATCGTTGCATTGCGAGGAAACATTTATTTGAAAGACAAATATTGTTATGTGTATGA
- the purU gene encoding formyltetrahydrofolate deformylase has protein sequence MPLNSDKILENHARLLVKCPDKPGIVSVLSTFLYKHNANIIESSQYSSDPENGTFFIRIEYHCENLQSKISEMENEFAQIASDYEMDYSFYYLNKRQRSAIFCSKELHCLLELLWEWQNGDLETDIALVISNHEDARKIVESYGIPFYYLPANKDIRKQVEAEQIKLMDEYNVDLLILARYMQILTPEFVDHFENRIINIHHSFLPAFIGANPYERAHKRGVKLIGATSHYVTNELDEGPIIEQDVERVDHRADVPTLRKIGSQIERRVLTKAVKWHLENRIIVEGNKTIVFH, from the coding sequence ATGCCTTTAAATAGTGATAAAATATTAGAAAATCATGCACGATTATTAGTAAAATGCCCAGACAAACCTGGAATTGTGTCTGTATTATCGACTTTTTTATATAAACATAATGCAAACATTATTGAATCCAGTCAGTACTCAAGTGATCCAGAGAATGGAACATTTTTTATCCGAATTGAATATCATTGTGAAAATTTACAAAGTAAAATAAGTGAAATGGAAAATGAATTTGCACAAATTGCTTCTGATTATGAAATGGACTACAGTTTTTACTATTTAAATAAACGTCAACGCTCAGCTATTTTCTGTTCGAAGGAACTTCATTGTTTGTTGGAGCTGTTATGGGAATGGCAAAATGGCGATTTAGAAACAGATATTGCTCTTGTCATTAGTAATCATGAGGATGCAAGAAAAATAGTGGAGTCGTACGGTATTCCATTCTACTACTTACCAGCGAATAAGGATATCCGTAAACAAGTAGAAGCAGAACAAATTAAATTAATGGATGAATATAACGTAGACCTATTAATTTTAGCTAGGTACATGCAAATTTTAACACCTGAATTTGTAGATCATTTTGAAAATCGTATTATAAATATCCATCATTCATTCTTGCCTGCGTTTATTGGTGCGAATCCTTATGAACGTGCTCATAAAAGAGGGGTAAAACTAATCGGAGCTACATCTCACTATGTAACGAATGAATTAGATGAAGGACCAATTATTGAACAAGATGTAGAACGTGTTGATCATCGTGCAGACGTACCAACATTAAGAAAAATTGGTAGTCAAATTGAACGTCGAGTATTAACAAAAGCAGTAAAATGGCATTTAGAAAATCGTATAATTGTTGAAGGTAATAAAACGATTGTCTTCCACTAA
- a CDS encoding aminotransferase, with protein sequence MEATKRQFISRMVTDLKPSGIRRFFDLAAGMEGVISLGVGEPDFVTPWNIREAAINSLERGFTAYTPNAGLLELREEISNYMNNQFDVNYSPTDEIIVTVGASSAIDLAMRTILDPGDEVVVVEPCFVSYVPMVELAGGVAVQVQALKENDFKILPSQLEQVITSKTKAIMLCSPNNPTGTMLNKQELEAIAKIAIEHDLLIIADEIYAELSYDEDYTSMAAIEGMRERTILVNGFSKGFAMTGWRLGFVCAPIEISSAMLKVHQYALMCASTMSQYAAIEALKNGRPEVEEMVKSYRRRRNYIVQSFNEIGLECHIPGGAFYAFPSIKSTGLTSQQFAEQLLMKENVAVVPGDVFGESGEGHIRCSYASSLEELQEAVNRIKRFIDSL encoded by the coding sequence ATGGAAGCAACAAAACGACAATTTATATCAAGAATGGTAACTGATTTAAAACCATCAGGCATCCGTCGCTTTTTCGATTTGGCTGCTGGTATGGAGGGTGTTATTTCATTAGGTGTTGGTGAGCCCGATTTCGTGACGCCTTGGAATATTCGCGAAGCTGCGATTAATTCCCTTGAGCGCGGATTTACAGCTTATACACCTAACGCAGGTTTATTGGAGTTACGAGAAGAAATTTCGAATTACATGAACAATCAATTCGATGTTAACTATTCCCCTACTGATGAAATTATTGTGACTGTTGGAGCAAGCTCTGCAATCGATTTAGCAATGAGAACCATTTTAGATCCAGGGGACGAAGTAGTTGTTGTAGAACCATGCTTTGTTTCTTATGTACCTATGGTTGAACTAGCTGGTGGTGTAGCTGTTCAAGTTCAAGCATTAAAAGAAAATGACTTTAAGATACTACCAAGTCAATTAGAACAAGTAATAACGTCAAAAACCAAAGCAATTATGCTTTGTTCTCCAAACAACCCGACTGGTACTATGTTAAACAAACAAGAATTGGAAGCCATTGCGAAAATAGCTATTGAACATGATTTATTAATAATTGCTGATGAAATTTATGCAGAATTATCCTATGATGAAGATTACACAAGTATGGCTGCTATCGAAGGCATGCGTGAAAGAACAATTTTAGTTAATGGATTTTCTAAAGGCTTCGCCATGACTGGCTGGCGTCTTGGTTTTGTATGTGCGCCAATTGAAATTTCAAGTGCAATGCTAAAGGTTCATCAATATGCTTTGATGTGTGCATCAACTATGTCTCAATATGCTGCTATCGAAGCATTAAAAAATGGACGCCCTGAAGTTGAAGAAATGGTTAAAAGCTATCGCCGCCGTCGAAATTATATTGTGCAATCATTCAATGAAATTGGATTAGAATGTCATATACCTGGTGGAGCTTTTTACGCCTTCCCTTCTATTAAATCAACTGGTTTAACCTCACAGCAATTTGCTGAGCAGTTGTTAATGAAAGAAAACGTAGCTGTAGTACCCGGCGACGTTTTTGGGGAAAGTGGTGAAGGACATATTCGTTGCTCCTATGCCTCCTCTTTAGAGGAACTACAAGAAGCGGTAAATCGTATTAAGCGATTTATTGATTCTTTATAA